A segment of the Brienomyrus brachyistius isolate T26 chromosome 4, BBRACH_0.4, whole genome shotgun sequence genome:
TTCGAAAACGGGAAAACCAAATCCAGGCAGAGGTCGGCAGCGGGTAGAACCTCAGCGAGCCGAAGAGCCgtcagagggaacaggcagagCTGGGTTGAAACGAGCAGTCAAAACCGGCAGAGAAATGGAGCACTGGACAAAGCAAGACTAGAGTCAGACTCGAGTGACAAGCGCAAATCTAAAGCGCAAAACACATAGATATCTTGTTgcgtaataataaaaaagatacGTGGCAAATGCAATTCAAAATGTCACAACACAAGTGAAATGTGCAGTACAGCACAAGGCATGATgggttttatgtgtttgcagatCTGATATTAGTGGAACTGAAGACTGTATTCACACTAAGTGCCAATGGCAGCAGCATCGACAGGAGAAGTGGGTGGCAGAACTGCAGAGCGAGAGGGACCTCTTCACATTCTCACTGTCAACGTTAATGGACTGAAAGAAAAGAACGGGAAACCAagaaaaaatggcaaaaaactCTTAAATGAATCTGAAAAGAGTGAGGTTGATGTTATTTTCCTAGGCGAGACTCACATTGGAGAAAATGATACTGTGAACGTATATGAGAAGGATTGGACAATATTCTTCACACGCTATCATTTCAAGTCCAAAGGAGCTGCAATTCTGGTGAACAAAAAAAGGGACTTCAAGCTTTTAGAGAAAGAAGTTGATGATAATGGCCGTTATGTGATTGTGAGTTGCTATATATCAGGAACATTTTGCACTTTTGTAAGTGTGTATCACCGCAGTGACGAAAGACGACTACTCAGGGAACTGTCTGAAAAAATAAAGCCGCTGTACTCTGATATTCTAGTGGTTGGGGGGGACTTCAACACTGCACTTGATGAAAAGAAAGACACAACGAGTAAATCTGACAATTGTAATCATAAAGACATAAGGATGGAGCTGCAGCCCTTCCTCGATAAACATGACCTTACAGATGCCTGGAGAATGAAGCACCCTGAGGATCGAAAATACACTTTGTTCAGAAAAAGGTCAAAATTCAGGTTAGACTACGTTTTCATTAATTCTGACGTATGCGACCTGGTCCAAGACTGCAAAATcaacaaagacaacatatctGATCATCGGTCTGTTTCACTCTTTCTTGATTTGAAAGATCTTCAGATTTTTTCTTGCACAGTGCATGACCTGCCAAGAGATGAAGTCCTTACAGAATTATGCTCTGACGTTATTCTCTTAACAAAGGGGGAGGCTGAACATGAAGActatattaataaaattaaagaagaagaaggaaaaacgaaTTGGATTGTGCTCTGGTCAGATCACAGTAACGCTGCCATCCTGGTGACAAAGAGACGAAGGGGCATAAACATTTTATTCACTGCTTATCATAAAAATTACGTGATTTTGCACTGCAAAGTCTTAGGCATGCTTCACACCTTTGTAAGTGCATGTCATCCAACTGAAAAAATATTTCAGATCATGTTAAAAGAAATAATGCACAGTTATTCAGGAAGGATTGTGATTGGTGGAGACTTCAAGACCTCCGGCCAAAAAATTAAGGAATTGATGAACGCAAATAAGTTTAACATACTTGAGCAGGGATCCATGCAGTTGTCCTACTTTATTCATGCTCAGTTAGGAAATTCAGATTGTGAATTCAAAGAGCAAAAAATACTGGATCAATCATATTTTTTACTGATCCTTCATTTGCCAAAAATGAAACCAGAGAATTTTCATAATATCACTGAGTTACTGGGAAAACTTAAAATTCACAATTGCTTCTCGGTTGCTACAAATAAtagtaaatgaaaaataatattaatgagGAAAACATTATAAAAGACTTCTCTGTCGGTCTTACATACTAAAATAAGTTTAACCAAATTATTCCCCGCAGACACACAATTTCAGATTTTTGCTACAAAAGTGCCTGTCGGATTTCCATAGGCTGCACCTTACAGTGGCTGCTTACAGAAAGGTGCTAAGCAGTGACTGCCTTTCAACAATGATGCTGCCCACATTCTAGAATGGCTACATAGCCTTTGATACATCatgtcctgccccgatcgtccgctccttccgtgtgccacgccccctcgttaacctcgtgcggattccccgtgttcaccggctgtttcctgttgctgtcattagttcaatgtatttaagtccgcatTTAAGTTTGTTTCCGCAGTCCAGTCATTCTGTCGTGCGATATGC
Coding sequences within it:
- the LOC125740607 gene encoding uncharacterized protein LOC125740607 isoform X2, translating into MAAASTGEVGGRTAEREGPLHILTVNVNGLKEKNGKPRKNGKKLLNESEKSEVDVIFLGETHIGENDTVNVYEKDWTIFFTRYHFKSKGAAILVNKKRDFKLLEKEVDDNGRYVIVSCYISGTFCTFVSVYHRSDERRLLRELSEKIKPLYSDILVVGGDFNTALDEKKDTTSKSDNCNHKDIRMELQPFLDKHDLTDAWRMKHPEDRKYTLFRKRSKFRLDYVFINSDVCDLVQDCKINKDNISDHRSVSLFLDLKDLQIFSCTVHDLPRDEVLTELCSDIILLTKGEAEHEDYINKIKEEEGKTNWIVVWSDHSNAAILVTKRRGVMHILFTVYHKNYVILHCRVLGMLHTFVSACNPTENNLKNMLREILSNRSGRIVIGGDFSTSEQRIMELMEENEFKKPEGEYMKSHYLIHAPLGQANKIHPRIYFLKQQDRRLSWKQWVQVGTNPGQGPTRTQPQDQLRNTNQPAQAAFELCGGAEAPGENPLEHEENVQTARRKFQGELDPETITPHYYSQPSKEFGKRKKTVD